One stretch of Fictibacillus sp. b24 DNA includes these proteins:
- the ligA gene encoding NAD-dependent DNA ligase LigA encodes MNEEHAKKRILELRDMLEKYNYEYHVLDKPSVPDAEYDQLMKELIELENNHPELHDEHSPTSRVGGAVLDFFEKVEHTVPMLSLGNAFNDQDLRDFDRRVRDGVGSNVSYVAELKIDGLAVSLTYEDGRFIRGATRGDGTIGEDITNNLKTIRSIPFKLKEPVMLEVRGEAFMPKKSFQKLNAHREEEGQELFANPRNAAAGSLRQLDPKIAASRNLDLFLYGVGKLDGHTVDSHDESLTYLSHLGFKTNPEWKKCGNIEEVIEYVNSWQEKRPDLPYEIDGIVIKVNSLYQQEELGFTAKNPRWAIAYKFPAEEVVTKLEGIELNVGRTGVVTPTALLQPVLVAGTTVKRASLHNEDLIREKDIKIGDYVVVKKAGDIIPEVVNVITERRTGDETDFNMPTECPECESKLERLDGEVALRCLNPQCPAQIREGFIHFVSRNAMNIDGLGEKVVAQLFKEKLIENFADLFKLEREKLLELERMGVKSADNLLAAIEKSKENSLERLLFGLGIRHVGAKAAKTVAQRFETMDGLMSSSKEELLAVEEIGEKMADSIQLYFSKPEVKELMEELKNLGMNMEYKGPKLVKVEDLDTPFAGKTVVLTGKLSILTRNDAKEQLERLGAKVTGSVSKNTDMLIAGEDAGSKLDKAKTLGIEIWNEQKLVDELNK; translated from the coding sequence TTGAACGAAGAACATGCGAAAAAACGCATCCTGGAACTCCGGGACATGCTAGAAAAATATAATTACGAATATCACGTACTCGATAAACCTTCTGTACCTGATGCTGAATATGATCAGCTGATGAAAGAGCTGATTGAACTTGAAAACAATCATCCAGAACTCCATGACGAGCATTCGCCTACATCACGTGTAGGCGGTGCTGTTTTGGACTTTTTTGAAAAAGTCGAGCACACTGTACCGATGCTGAGTCTCGGCAATGCCTTTAATGATCAAGATCTGCGTGATTTTGACCGTCGTGTACGAGATGGTGTTGGTTCTAATGTTTCGTATGTGGCTGAATTGAAGATTGATGGATTGGCCGTGTCCCTTACTTATGAAGATGGCCGTTTCATTCGAGGCGCTACGCGCGGTGACGGCACAATCGGTGAGGACATTACGAATAATTTAAAAACGATTCGCTCTATCCCGTTTAAGCTGAAAGAACCTGTTATGCTCGAAGTGCGCGGTGAAGCGTTCATGCCGAAAAAATCTTTTCAAAAGCTGAATGCCCACAGAGAAGAAGAAGGACAAGAGCTTTTTGCGAACCCAAGAAATGCAGCAGCGGGTTCATTGCGTCAGCTTGATCCGAAAATTGCTGCAAGCCGTAACCTTGATCTTTTCCTTTATGGTGTTGGAAAGCTTGATGGCCATACGGTCGATTCGCATGACGAAAGCTTAACGTACTTAAGTCACTTAGGTTTTAAAACAAATCCTGAGTGGAAAAAGTGCGGGAATATAGAAGAAGTCATTGAGTATGTGAACAGCTGGCAAGAGAAACGCCCAGATCTTCCATATGAGATCGATGGAATTGTGATTAAGGTAAATTCATTGTATCAGCAAGAAGAGCTAGGGTTTACAGCGAAGAACCCGCGCTGGGCGATCGCATATAAGTTTCCTGCTGAAGAAGTGGTAACAAAGCTTGAAGGAATCGAGTTGAATGTCGGCCGAACAGGTGTAGTGACACCGACGGCATTGCTGCAGCCCGTTTTAGTAGCGGGTACGACTGTAAAGCGTGCTTCCTTACATAATGAAGACTTGATTCGGGAAAAAGATATCAAGATTGGTGATTATGTAGTTGTGAAAAAAGCAGGTGACATCATTCCGGAAGTCGTAAATGTGATTACTGAACGCCGCACGGGTGATGAAACCGATTTTAATATGCCGACAGAGTGTCCAGAATGCGAAAGCAAACTTGAGCGATTAGACGGTGAAGTAGCATTGCGATGCTTAAATCCGCAGTGTCCCGCACAGATCCGTGAAGGGTTTATCCACTTCGTTTCCCGCAATGCGATGAACATTGACGGACTTGGCGAAAAGGTAGTCGCACAGCTTTTCAAGGAAAAATTAATTGAGAACTTTGCAGATTTATTCAAGCTAGAGCGCGAGAAACTGTTAGAATTAGAACGTATGGGTGTGAAGTCAGCAGACAATCTGCTTGCTGCGATTGAAAAATCAAAGGAAAACTCTTTAGAGCGTCTTCTTTTCGGTCTAGGAATCCGTCATGTCGGGGCAAAAGCCGCAAAGACGGTCGCGCAGCGTTTTGAAACGATGGATGGCTTGATGAGTTCTTCTAAAGAAGAACTTTTAGCTGTAGAAGAGATCGGTGAAAAGATGGCTGACTCGATTCAGCTTTACTTTTCAAAGCCTGAAGTAAAAGAACTGATGGAAGAATTGAAAAATCTCGGCATGAACATGGAGTATAAAGGGCCGAAGCTTGTAAAGGTTGAGGATCTAGATACGCCGTTTGCTGGAAAAACCGTTGTGTTAACGGGTAAGCTTTCAATCTTAACGCGTAATGATGCGAAGGAACAACTTGAGCGTTTAGGAGCGAAGGTGACCGGAAGCGTAAGTAAGAATACAGATATGCTGATCGCGGGTGAAGATGCAGGCTCTAAGCTTGATAAAGCGAAGACGCTTGGCATTGAAATATGGAATGAGCAAAAATTGGTGGACGAGCTTAACAAATAA